A portion of the Misgurnus anguillicaudatus chromosome 16, ASM2758022v2, whole genome shotgun sequence genome contains these proteins:
- the csf1ra gene encoding macrophage colony-stimulating factor 1 receptor isoform X1, with amino-acid sequence MMLLFIFVLGLLDSRAHGWSQTKIMVNSDVLTGTDVILDSGSPLHLSCEGDGPVTWVPRLNKHRRYISKETGNIRSFHVDKATVEFTGTYTCSYISGDKSNESSSLHVFVRDPQVLFVTPSTPLSYVRKEGEDLLLPCLLTDPNATDFTFRMDNNSALPHGMNITFDPRKGVLIRNVHPGYNADYVCSARVRGIEKVSKTFKINVIQKLRFPPYVFLERNEYVRLVGEKLQISCTTNNPNFNYNVTWTHSSRKLPDAKDKSAMSGNGIAIMSVLTIPDVRLSDSGNITCTGQNEAGANSSTTQLLVVDEPYIRLSAKLSSKLTHNGLSIEVSEGDDVDLRVLIEAYPPLKSHSWEIPVPHNASLLEQKFYNYNDRYEALLFLKRLNFQEMGRYTLHVQNDMRNASISFDIKMYRKPVTVVKWENVTTLSCKSYGYPAPSIIWYQCTGTDISCTENSTGLETETVEFHKEQYGSVGVESVLTIGSSVQRMTVVCVAYNLVGRDSDIFAMEVSDKHFTSILCGGAGAMTILLLLLCFLLYKYKQKPRYEVRWKIIETTNGNNYTFIDPTQLPYNEKWEFPRDKLKLGKTLGAGAFGKVVEATAYGLGKDDNIIRVAVKMLKASAHTDEREALMSELKILSHLGQHKNIVNLLGACTYGGPVLVITEYCCHGDLLNFLRQKAETFLNFVMTAQNVPEQTTDYKNVTGDRAFFRSDSGISSTCSDHYLDMRPATSRLTNSLLDSSCENQEEDSWPVDMDDLLRFSYQVSEGLHFLAAKNCIHRDVAARNVLLTDGRVAKICDFGLARDIMNDSNYVVKGNARLPVKWMAPESIFECVYTVQSDVWSYGILLWEIFSLGKSPYPNMLVDSKFYKMIKCGYQMSRPDFAPPEIYTIMKMCWNLEPSERPTFNKISQLIERLLGETPDQQVNTDAQTEYQNIQSEAPGDQQLESCEIVTSEECESCETSCDQDEDAQLLTKVNNYQFC; translated from the exons ATGATGCTTCTGTTCATTTTCGTTTTAGGACTGCTGGACAGTCGAGCCCATG gttgGTCTCAAACCAAGATCATGGTGAACTCTGATGTCCTGACGGGTACTGATGTGATTCTGGACTCTGGTTCTCCTCTTCATCTGAGTTGTGAAGGTGATGGACCAGTAACATGGGTTCCACGGCTGAATAAACACAGACGCTACATCTCCAAAGAAACAGGAAACATCCGGAGTTTTCACGTGGATAAAGCCACAGTGGAATTTACCGGCACATACACCTGTAGTTACATCAGCGGAGATAAATCCAATGAATCTTCTTCTCTGCATGTGTTTGTCAGGG ATCCACAGGTTCTGTTTGTGACTCCGAGCACACCTCTGAGTTACGTGCGGAAAGAAGGTGAAGATCTGCTGTTACCGTGTCTACTGACCGACCCCAACGCCACAGACTTCACATTTCGTATGGATAACAATTCAGCTCTGCCTCATGGCATGAACATCACCTTTGACCCCAGGAAGGGTGTTCTGATTCGAAACGTTCACCCCGGATACAACGCAGACTATGTGTGCAGTGCGAGAGTAAGAGGAATTGAGAAAGTTTCAAAGACTTTCAAAATTAACGTCATACAAA AACTACGCTTTCCTCCGTATGTTTTTTTGGAAAGAAACGAGTACGTCAGATTGGTGGGAGAAAAACTTCAAATCAGCTGTACCACAAATAACCCAAACTTTAACTACAATGTTACCTGGACGCACTCCTCAAGAAAG CTGCCTGATGCTAAGGACAAATCTGCGATGTCAGGAAATGGAATTGCCATTATGAGCGTCCTCACCATTCCAGATGTCCGACTCTCTGATTCAGGAAACATCACCTGTACAGGGCAGAATGAAGCCGGAGCCAACAGCTCCACCACTCAGCTGCTGGTTGTGG ATGAGCCCTACATTCGACTGTCAGCGAAGCTTTCATCTAAACTCACCCATAACGGTCTGTCCATTGAAGTCAGTGAAGGAGACGATGTAGATCTGAGGGTTCTTATTGAAGCGTACCCCCCTCTGAAATCTCACTCGTGGGAGATTCCAGTACCCCATAATGCATCTCTCCTAGAGCAAAAGTTTTACAACTATAACGACAG GTATGAAGCCCTGCTGTTTCTTAAAAGACTGAACTTTCAGGAAATGGGTCGCTACACGCTTCATGTGCAGAACGACATGAGAAACGCCTCCATTTCATttgatattaaaatgtata GGAAGCCGGTTACTGTGGTGAAATGGGAGAATGTCACAACTCTATCCTGTAAGTCATATGGATATCCAGCTCCCAGCATCATTTGGTACCAGTGCACAGGAACTGACATCTC ATGCACGGAGAACTCTACAGGACTCGAAACGGAGACGGTGGAGTTTCATAAGGAACAATACGGAAGTGTGGGTGTGGAAAGCGTCTTGACCATCGGATCATCCGTTCAGAGAATGACCGTGGTGTGTGTGGCCTACAATCTGGTCGggcgggacagtgacatttttgcaatggaAGTTTCTG ATAAACATTTCACCAGCATTTTATGTGGAGGTGCGGGTGCCATGACGATACTTCTCCTGCTTCTCTGCTTCCTGCTGTACAAGTACAAGCAG AAACCCAGATATGAGGTCCGCTGGAAGATCATTGAAACCACAAATGGAAATAACTACACCTTCATAGACCCAACGCAACTGCCATACAATGAGAAGTGGGAGTTTCCACGAGACAAACTCAAGCTGG GTAAGACTCTGGGCGCAGGAGCCTTTGGGAAGGTGGTGGAGGCTACAGCATACGGTCTGGGGAAAGACGACAATATCATACGTGTTGCTGTAAAAATGCTTAAAG CCAGCGCTCATACAGACGAGCGGGAAGCTCTGATGTCAGAACTGAAAATCCTCAGTCATCTTGGGCAGCACAAGAACATTGTGAATCTGTTGGGTGCCTGCACTTATGGCG GCCCAGTGTTGGTGATCACCGAGTACTGTTGCCATGGTGACCTCTTGAACTTCCTGCGTCAAAAAGCTGAAACCTTCTTGAACTTTGTCATGACGGCCCAGAACGTTCCAGAGCAGACGACGGATTACAAGAATGTGACCGGCGATCGGGCATTTTTCAGAAg TGACAGTGGGATATCCAGCACCTGCTCTGATCATTATCTGGACATGAGACCAGCAACATCCAGACTGACAAACTCACTTCTGG ATTCTTCTTGTGAGAATCAGGAAGAAGATTCATGGCCGGTGGACATGGACGACCTGCTCAGATTCTCCTATCAGGTGTCTGAAGGACTTCACTTCCTCGCAGCTAAAAAT TGTATCCACAGAGATGTGGCAGCCCGCAACGTTTTGCTTACCGACGGACGTGTGGCTAAGATTTGTGATTTTGGGCTGGCACGAGACATCATGAACGATTCCAACTATGTGGTCAAAGGAAAC GCTCGTCTTCCTGTGAAATGGATGGCTCCAGAGAGCATCTTTGAGTGTGTGTACACGGTTCAGAGTGATGTGTGGTCTTACGGCATCTTACTGTGGGAGATCTTCTCATTGG GTAAGAGCCCGTACCCCAACATGCTGGTGGACTCAAAATTCTATAAGATGATCAAATGTGGCTATCAGATGTCCAGACCTGATTTTGCTCCTCCTGAGAT ATATACAATCATGAAGATGTGCTGGAACCTGGAACCGTCCGAGAGGCCAACCTTCAACAAGATCAGCCAGCTTATCGAGAGATTGTTGGGAGAGACACCAGACCAGCAGGTAAATACTGATGCT CAGACAGAGTACCAGAACATCCAGTCTGAAGCACCCGGTGACCAACAGCTGGAATCGTGTGAAATTGTTACCAGTGAAGAATGTGAGTCATGTGAGACGTCATGTGACCAGGATGAAGACGCACAGCTGCTCACGAAAGTGAACAACTATCAGTTCTGTTGA
- the csf1ra gene encoding macrophage colony-stimulating factor 1 receptor isoform X2: MMLLFIFVLGLLDSRAHGWSQTKIMVNSDVLTGTDVILDSGSPLHLSCEGDGPVTWVPRLNKHRRYISKETGNIRSFHVDKATVEFTGTYTCSYISGDKSNESSSLHVFVRDPQVLFVTPSTPLSYVRKEGEDLLLPCLLTDPNATDFTFRMDNNSALPHGMNITFDPRKGVLIRNVHPGYNADYVCSARVRGIEKVSKTFKINVIQKLRFPPYVFLERNEYVRLVGEKLQISCTTNNPNFNYNVTWTHSSRKLPDAKDKSAMSGNGIAIMSVLTIPDVRLSDSGNITCTGQNEAGANSSTTQLLVVDEPYIRLSAKLSSKLTHNGLSIEVSEGDDVDLRVLIEAYPPLKSHSWEIPVPHNASLLEQKFYNYNDRYEALLFLKRLNFQEMGRYTLHVQNDMRNASISFDIKMYRKPVTVVKWENVTTLSCKSYGYPAPSIIWYQCTGTDISCTENSTGLETETVEFHKEQYGSVGVESVLTIGSSVQRMTVVCVAYNLVGRDSDIFAMEVSDKHFTSILCGGAGAMTILLLLLCFLLYKYKQKPRYEVRWKIIETTNGNNYTFIDPTQLPYNEKWEFPRDKLKLGKTLGAGAFGKVVEATAYGLGKDDNIIRVAVKMLKASAHTDEREALMSELKILSHLGQHKNIVNLLGACTYGGPVLVITEYCCHGDLLNFLRQKAETFLNFVMTAQNVPEQTTDYKNVTGDRAFFRSDSGISSTCSDHYLDMRPATSRLTNSLLDSSCENQEEDSWPVDMDDLLRFSYQVSEGLHFLAAKNCIHRDVAARNVLLTDGRVAKICDFGLARDIMNDSNYVVKGNARLPVKWMAPESIFECVYTVQSDVWSYGILLWEIFSLGKSPYPNMLVDSKFYKMIKCGYQMSRPDFAPPEIYTIMKMCWNLEPSERPTFNKISQLIERLLGETPDQQQTEYQNIQSEAPGDQQLESCEIVTSEECESCETSCDQDEDAQLLTKVNNYQFC, translated from the exons ATGATGCTTCTGTTCATTTTCGTTTTAGGACTGCTGGACAGTCGAGCCCATG gttgGTCTCAAACCAAGATCATGGTGAACTCTGATGTCCTGACGGGTACTGATGTGATTCTGGACTCTGGTTCTCCTCTTCATCTGAGTTGTGAAGGTGATGGACCAGTAACATGGGTTCCACGGCTGAATAAACACAGACGCTACATCTCCAAAGAAACAGGAAACATCCGGAGTTTTCACGTGGATAAAGCCACAGTGGAATTTACCGGCACATACACCTGTAGTTACATCAGCGGAGATAAATCCAATGAATCTTCTTCTCTGCATGTGTTTGTCAGGG ATCCACAGGTTCTGTTTGTGACTCCGAGCACACCTCTGAGTTACGTGCGGAAAGAAGGTGAAGATCTGCTGTTACCGTGTCTACTGACCGACCCCAACGCCACAGACTTCACATTTCGTATGGATAACAATTCAGCTCTGCCTCATGGCATGAACATCACCTTTGACCCCAGGAAGGGTGTTCTGATTCGAAACGTTCACCCCGGATACAACGCAGACTATGTGTGCAGTGCGAGAGTAAGAGGAATTGAGAAAGTTTCAAAGACTTTCAAAATTAACGTCATACAAA AACTACGCTTTCCTCCGTATGTTTTTTTGGAAAGAAACGAGTACGTCAGATTGGTGGGAGAAAAACTTCAAATCAGCTGTACCACAAATAACCCAAACTTTAACTACAATGTTACCTGGACGCACTCCTCAAGAAAG CTGCCTGATGCTAAGGACAAATCTGCGATGTCAGGAAATGGAATTGCCATTATGAGCGTCCTCACCATTCCAGATGTCCGACTCTCTGATTCAGGAAACATCACCTGTACAGGGCAGAATGAAGCCGGAGCCAACAGCTCCACCACTCAGCTGCTGGTTGTGG ATGAGCCCTACATTCGACTGTCAGCGAAGCTTTCATCTAAACTCACCCATAACGGTCTGTCCATTGAAGTCAGTGAAGGAGACGATGTAGATCTGAGGGTTCTTATTGAAGCGTACCCCCCTCTGAAATCTCACTCGTGGGAGATTCCAGTACCCCATAATGCATCTCTCCTAGAGCAAAAGTTTTACAACTATAACGACAG GTATGAAGCCCTGCTGTTTCTTAAAAGACTGAACTTTCAGGAAATGGGTCGCTACACGCTTCATGTGCAGAACGACATGAGAAACGCCTCCATTTCATttgatattaaaatgtata GGAAGCCGGTTACTGTGGTGAAATGGGAGAATGTCACAACTCTATCCTGTAAGTCATATGGATATCCAGCTCCCAGCATCATTTGGTACCAGTGCACAGGAACTGACATCTC ATGCACGGAGAACTCTACAGGACTCGAAACGGAGACGGTGGAGTTTCATAAGGAACAATACGGAAGTGTGGGTGTGGAAAGCGTCTTGACCATCGGATCATCCGTTCAGAGAATGACCGTGGTGTGTGTGGCCTACAATCTGGTCGggcgggacagtgacatttttgcaatggaAGTTTCTG ATAAACATTTCACCAGCATTTTATGTGGAGGTGCGGGTGCCATGACGATACTTCTCCTGCTTCTCTGCTTCCTGCTGTACAAGTACAAGCAG AAACCCAGATATGAGGTCCGCTGGAAGATCATTGAAACCACAAATGGAAATAACTACACCTTCATAGACCCAACGCAACTGCCATACAATGAGAAGTGGGAGTTTCCACGAGACAAACTCAAGCTGG GTAAGACTCTGGGCGCAGGAGCCTTTGGGAAGGTGGTGGAGGCTACAGCATACGGTCTGGGGAAAGACGACAATATCATACGTGTTGCTGTAAAAATGCTTAAAG CCAGCGCTCATACAGACGAGCGGGAAGCTCTGATGTCAGAACTGAAAATCCTCAGTCATCTTGGGCAGCACAAGAACATTGTGAATCTGTTGGGTGCCTGCACTTATGGCG GCCCAGTGTTGGTGATCACCGAGTACTGTTGCCATGGTGACCTCTTGAACTTCCTGCGTCAAAAAGCTGAAACCTTCTTGAACTTTGTCATGACGGCCCAGAACGTTCCAGAGCAGACGACGGATTACAAGAATGTGACCGGCGATCGGGCATTTTTCAGAAg TGACAGTGGGATATCCAGCACCTGCTCTGATCATTATCTGGACATGAGACCAGCAACATCCAGACTGACAAACTCACTTCTGG ATTCTTCTTGTGAGAATCAGGAAGAAGATTCATGGCCGGTGGACATGGACGACCTGCTCAGATTCTCCTATCAGGTGTCTGAAGGACTTCACTTCCTCGCAGCTAAAAAT TGTATCCACAGAGATGTGGCAGCCCGCAACGTTTTGCTTACCGACGGACGTGTGGCTAAGATTTGTGATTTTGGGCTGGCACGAGACATCATGAACGATTCCAACTATGTGGTCAAAGGAAAC GCTCGTCTTCCTGTGAAATGGATGGCTCCAGAGAGCATCTTTGAGTGTGTGTACACGGTTCAGAGTGATGTGTGGTCTTACGGCATCTTACTGTGGGAGATCTTCTCATTGG GTAAGAGCCCGTACCCCAACATGCTGGTGGACTCAAAATTCTATAAGATGATCAAATGTGGCTATCAGATGTCCAGACCTGATTTTGCTCCTCCTGAGAT ATATACAATCATGAAGATGTGCTGGAACCTGGAACCGTCCGAGAGGCCAACCTTCAACAAGATCAGCCAGCTTATCGAGAGATTGTTGGGAGAGACACCAGACCAGCAG CAGACAGAGTACCAGAACATCCAGTCTGAAGCACCCGGTGACCAACAGCTGGAATCGTGTGAAATTGTTACCAGTGAAGAATGTGAGTCATGTGAGACGTCATGTGACCAGGATGAAGACGCACAGCTGCTCACGAAAGTGAACAACTATCAGTTCTGTTGA
- the csf1ra gene encoding macrophage colony-stimulating factor 1 receptor isoform X3, translating to MMLLFIFVLGLLDSRAHGWSQTKIMVNSDVLTGTDVILDSGSPLHLSCEGDGPVTWVPRLNKHRRYISKETGNIRSFHVDKATVEFTGTYTCSYISGDKSNESSSLHVFVRDPQVLFVTPSTPLSYVRKEGEDLLLPCLLTDPNATDFTFRMDNNSALPHGMNITFDPRKGVLIRNVHPGYNADYVCSARVRGIEKVSKTFKINVIQKLRFPPYVFLERNEYVRLVGEKLQISCTTNNPNFNYNVTWTHSSRKLPDAKDKSAMSGNGIAIMSVLTIPDVRLSDSGNITCTGQNEAGANSSTTQLLVVDEPYIRLSAKLSSKLTHNGLSIEVSEGDDVDLRVLIEAYPPLKSHSWEIPVPHNASLLEQKFYNYNDRYEALLFLKRLNFQEMGRYTLHVQNDMRNASISFDIKMYRKPVTVVKWENVTTLSCKSYGYPAPSIIWYQCTGTDISCTENSTGLETETVEFHKEQYGSVGVESVLTIGSSVQRMTVVCVAYNLVGRDSDIFAMEVSDKHFTSILCGGAGAMTILLLLLCFLLYKYKQKPRYEVRWKIIETTNGNNYTFIDPTQLPYNEKWEFPRDKLKLGKTLGAGAFGKVVEATAYGLGKDDNIIRVAVKMLKASAHTDEREALMSELKILSHLGQHKNIVNLLGACTYGGPVLVITEYCCHGDLLNFLRQKAETFLNFVMTAQNVPEQTTDYKNVTGDRAFFRSDSGISSTCSDHYLDMRPATSRLTNSLLDSSCENQEEDSWPVDMDDLLRFSYQVSEGLHFLAAKNCIHRDVAARNVLLTDGRVAKICDFGLARDIMNDSNYVVKGNARLPVKWMAPESIFECVYTVQSDVWSYGILLWEIFSLGKSPYPNMLVDSKFYKMIKCGYQMSRPDFAPPEIYTIMKMCWNLEPSERPTFNKISQLIERLLGETPDQQTEYQNIQSEAPGDQQLESCEIVTSEECESCETSCDQDEDAQLLTKVNNYQFC from the exons ATGATGCTTCTGTTCATTTTCGTTTTAGGACTGCTGGACAGTCGAGCCCATG gttgGTCTCAAACCAAGATCATGGTGAACTCTGATGTCCTGACGGGTACTGATGTGATTCTGGACTCTGGTTCTCCTCTTCATCTGAGTTGTGAAGGTGATGGACCAGTAACATGGGTTCCACGGCTGAATAAACACAGACGCTACATCTCCAAAGAAACAGGAAACATCCGGAGTTTTCACGTGGATAAAGCCACAGTGGAATTTACCGGCACATACACCTGTAGTTACATCAGCGGAGATAAATCCAATGAATCTTCTTCTCTGCATGTGTTTGTCAGGG ATCCACAGGTTCTGTTTGTGACTCCGAGCACACCTCTGAGTTACGTGCGGAAAGAAGGTGAAGATCTGCTGTTACCGTGTCTACTGACCGACCCCAACGCCACAGACTTCACATTTCGTATGGATAACAATTCAGCTCTGCCTCATGGCATGAACATCACCTTTGACCCCAGGAAGGGTGTTCTGATTCGAAACGTTCACCCCGGATACAACGCAGACTATGTGTGCAGTGCGAGAGTAAGAGGAATTGAGAAAGTTTCAAAGACTTTCAAAATTAACGTCATACAAA AACTACGCTTTCCTCCGTATGTTTTTTTGGAAAGAAACGAGTACGTCAGATTGGTGGGAGAAAAACTTCAAATCAGCTGTACCACAAATAACCCAAACTTTAACTACAATGTTACCTGGACGCACTCCTCAAGAAAG CTGCCTGATGCTAAGGACAAATCTGCGATGTCAGGAAATGGAATTGCCATTATGAGCGTCCTCACCATTCCAGATGTCCGACTCTCTGATTCAGGAAACATCACCTGTACAGGGCAGAATGAAGCCGGAGCCAACAGCTCCACCACTCAGCTGCTGGTTGTGG ATGAGCCCTACATTCGACTGTCAGCGAAGCTTTCATCTAAACTCACCCATAACGGTCTGTCCATTGAAGTCAGTGAAGGAGACGATGTAGATCTGAGGGTTCTTATTGAAGCGTACCCCCCTCTGAAATCTCACTCGTGGGAGATTCCAGTACCCCATAATGCATCTCTCCTAGAGCAAAAGTTTTACAACTATAACGACAG GTATGAAGCCCTGCTGTTTCTTAAAAGACTGAACTTTCAGGAAATGGGTCGCTACACGCTTCATGTGCAGAACGACATGAGAAACGCCTCCATTTCATttgatattaaaatgtata GGAAGCCGGTTACTGTGGTGAAATGGGAGAATGTCACAACTCTATCCTGTAAGTCATATGGATATCCAGCTCCCAGCATCATTTGGTACCAGTGCACAGGAACTGACATCTC ATGCACGGAGAACTCTACAGGACTCGAAACGGAGACGGTGGAGTTTCATAAGGAACAATACGGAAGTGTGGGTGTGGAAAGCGTCTTGACCATCGGATCATCCGTTCAGAGAATGACCGTGGTGTGTGTGGCCTACAATCTGGTCGggcgggacagtgacatttttgcaatggaAGTTTCTG ATAAACATTTCACCAGCATTTTATGTGGAGGTGCGGGTGCCATGACGATACTTCTCCTGCTTCTCTGCTTCCTGCTGTACAAGTACAAGCAG AAACCCAGATATGAGGTCCGCTGGAAGATCATTGAAACCACAAATGGAAATAACTACACCTTCATAGACCCAACGCAACTGCCATACAATGAGAAGTGGGAGTTTCCACGAGACAAACTCAAGCTGG GTAAGACTCTGGGCGCAGGAGCCTTTGGGAAGGTGGTGGAGGCTACAGCATACGGTCTGGGGAAAGACGACAATATCATACGTGTTGCTGTAAAAATGCTTAAAG CCAGCGCTCATACAGACGAGCGGGAAGCTCTGATGTCAGAACTGAAAATCCTCAGTCATCTTGGGCAGCACAAGAACATTGTGAATCTGTTGGGTGCCTGCACTTATGGCG GCCCAGTGTTGGTGATCACCGAGTACTGTTGCCATGGTGACCTCTTGAACTTCCTGCGTCAAAAAGCTGAAACCTTCTTGAACTTTGTCATGACGGCCCAGAACGTTCCAGAGCAGACGACGGATTACAAGAATGTGACCGGCGATCGGGCATTTTTCAGAAg TGACAGTGGGATATCCAGCACCTGCTCTGATCATTATCTGGACATGAGACCAGCAACATCCAGACTGACAAACTCACTTCTGG ATTCTTCTTGTGAGAATCAGGAAGAAGATTCATGGCCGGTGGACATGGACGACCTGCTCAGATTCTCCTATCAGGTGTCTGAAGGACTTCACTTCCTCGCAGCTAAAAAT TGTATCCACAGAGATGTGGCAGCCCGCAACGTTTTGCTTACCGACGGACGTGTGGCTAAGATTTGTGATTTTGGGCTGGCACGAGACATCATGAACGATTCCAACTATGTGGTCAAAGGAAAC GCTCGTCTTCCTGTGAAATGGATGGCTCCAGAGAGCATCTTTGAGTGTGTGTACACGGTTCAGAGTGATGTGTGGTCTTACGGCATCTTACTGTGGGAGATCTTCTCATTGG GTAAGAGCCCGTACCCCAACATGCTGGTGGACTCAAAATTCTATAAGATGATCAAATGTGGCTATCAGATGTCCAGACCTGATTTTGCTCCTCCTGAGAT ATATACAATCATGAAGATGTGCTGGAACCTGGAACCGTCCGAGAGGCCAACCTTCAACAAGATCAGCCAGCTTATCGAGAGATTGTTGGGAGAGACACCAGACCAGCAG ACAGAGTACCAGAACATCCAGTCTGAAGCACCCGGTGACCAACAGCTGGAATCGTGTGAAATTGTTACCAGTGAAGAATGTGAGTCATGTGAGACGTCATGTGACCAGGATGAAGACGCACAGCTGCTCACGAAAGTGAACAACTATCAGTTCTGTTGA